From Bacillus solimangrovi, one genomic window encodes:
- a CDS encoding CueP family metal-binding protein, translated as MKIKSLLVALSATFLLAACSADDTQSEPQEEMDSQSIKELVHDYSVGNIKTGAASITSESLNVTDNNGEEIVYELPADEFFVSIAPYINKTHPCTNHNLIGCQGELSNENFDVVIKDNEGNVVIEETMNSGDNGFIDLWLPRDKEYQVQITQDGKVAESALSTFKTDGTCVTTMKLT; from the coding sequence ATGAAAATCAAAAGTTTACTTGTAGCTCTATCTGCAACGTTTCTATTAGCTGCTTGTAGTGCAGATGACACTCAGTCCGAACCTCAAGAAGAAATGGATTCGCAGTCAATTAAAGAACTCGTGCATGATTACAGTGTAGGAAATATTAAAACTGGAGCTGCATCAATTACTTCTGAAAGCTTGAATGTGACTGATAATAATGGAGAAGAAATCGTATACGAATTACCTGCTGATGAATTTTTTGTGTCAATCGCACCTTATATAAATAAAACACATCCATGTACGAACCATAACTTGATCGGCTGTCAAGGTGAGCTATCAAATGAGAATTTTGACGTTGTAATAAAAGATAATGAAGGAAATGTTGTAATTGAGGAAACGATGAACTCAGGGGATAATGGATTTATCGATTTATGGTTACCACGAGATAAAGAATATCAAGTACAGATAACACAAGATGGTAAAGTTGCAGAGAGTGCTCTTTCTACTTTTAAAACAGATGGTACTTGTGTAACAACGATGAAGTTAACGTAA
- a CDS encoding GDSL-type esterase/lipase family protein codes for MSLYYVALGDSLTVGVGTTLFTPGFVYRYANKSERHVQEAIFYQTCAETGATSKEILDSLNYRSVQRKIRQANIITITAGGNDLIQAARIYENTKDETVFFKSLSSAKQNMTLMINKITALKQNIKGQRYIIRILNLYNPLPTISVANKWIDQYNHHLSQLTSHPHVLVANINRVFKGHEKQLLSKDHIHPNDLGYERMAIALEQLGYRELMKPANE; via the coding sequence GTGTCACTATATTATGTTGCTCTTGGTGATTCTCTTACTGTTGGTGTTGGAACGACTCTTTTCACACCTGGTTTCGTATATCGATATGCCAACAAATCAGAACGACATGTTCAAGAAGCGATTTTTTATCAAACATGCGCAGAAACTGGTGCTACATCCAAAGAAATCTTAGATAGCTTGAATTATAGAAGTGTCCAAAGAAAGATCCGGCAGGCAAACATCATTACGATAACAGCTGGTGGAAATGACTTAATCCAAGCTGCAAGAATATATGAAAATACGAAAGACGAAACAGTTTTCTTTAAGTCGCTATCTTCTGCTAAACAAAACATGACACTAATGATCAACAAAATTACTGCACTCAAACAAAATATCAAAGGTCAACGGTATATCATTCGTATTCTTAACCTCTATAACCCACTACCAACTATTAGTGTCGCAAATAAATGGATTGACCAATACAATCACCATTTATCTCAATTAACAAGTCATCCACATGTACTCGTTGCAAATATTAATCGTGTGTTTAAAGGCCATGAAAAACAGCTTCTGTCAAAAGACCATATTCACCCTAATGATTTAGGTTATGAACGTATGGCAATCGCATTAGAACAACTTGGATATAGAGAATTAATGAAACCAGCTAATGAATAA
- a CDS encoding NosD domain-containing protein, whose translation MTIHVVPTEFATVQAAIDAAVAGDSIQILAGTFDGFNVNKERLKVFGCGIGKTVIAGAPAMGGDDGIVVSANQTILKGLTVQGYQGGSGLDLISIQNVLLNIEAKFNEQGIDFDQDNNFTINCIGSFNEFDGFNVTSSNNSIIKCSSFQNMRDGFFVGDPNNTFINNISTDNVSDGFQIGDPMTTLFGNKALKNMNNGIELDESNNNIIGNLVCNNVNDGIEVESNNIQNVIDSNIVRNNGNDDTTAGIFVENGAMENAIRFNKLKNNIVVDINAQGGIGTNIYDGNKCENSVPPGLCT comes from the coding sequence ATGACAATACATGTTGTTCCGACTGAGTTTGCTACAGTTCAAGCAGCAATAGATGCTGCCGTTGCTGGTGATAGCATTCAAATTTTAGCTGGAACGTTTGATGGGTTTAATGTGAATAAGGAACGTTTGAAGGTATTTGGTTGTGGGATTGGGAAGACTGTGATAGCTGGAGCACCTGCTATGGGGGGCGACGATGGAATTGTTGTAAGTGCGAACCAAACAATATTGAAGGGACTTACCGTTCAAGGGTATCAAGGAGGATCAGGTCTTGATCTTATTTCTATTCAAAACGTTTTACTAAATATTGAAGCTAAGTTCAATGAACAGGGTATTGACTTTGATCAAGATAATAATTTTACTATCAACTGCATCGGTTCTTTCAATGAATTCGACGGGTTTAATGTTACATCATCTAATAATTCCATAATTAAATGTAGCAGTTTTCAAAATATGAGAGATGGATTTTTTGTTGGTGATCCTAACAACACATTTATTAATAATATTTCAACAGATAATGTTTCTGATGGATTCCAAATTGGTGATCCTATGACAACTCTATTCGGTAACAAAGCACTTAAAAACATGAATAACGGTATAGAGCTAGATGAAAGTAATAATAACATCATAGGCAATTTAGTGTGTAACAATGTAAATGATGGAATTGAAGTAGAAAGTAATAACATACAAAATGTTATAGACTCCAACATCGTCCGTAACAACGGAAATGACGATACAACGGCTGGTATTTTTGTTGAAAATGGTGCTATGGAAAATGCTATCCGTTTCAACAAATTAAAAAATAATATTGTCGTTGATATTAATGCGCAAGGTGGAATTGGAACAAATATCTATGACGGCAACAAATGTGAAAATAGTGTTCCTCCTGGGTTGTGTACGTGA
- a CDS encoding SRPBCC family protein has product MKTSSINPSLHKDILIHAPIDVVWGAWMTSQNVAGWFAPEAVVEAREGGEFELYFVPGNKEGMNTKGCTIQKIVPNKKLEFNWKGPDQFETIMNNENELTTVNVTFIGDDERTKVSITHLNWGEGDLWKEAYNWHEMAWEGVLKSLKSFVESEKGDICCQSE; this is encoded by the coding sequence TTGAAAACATCTTCAATTAATCCAAGCTTACATAAGGATATACTTATTCATGCTCCAATAGATGTTGTATGGGGTGCATGGATGACCTCACAAAACGTTGCTGGTTGGTTCGCGCCAGAAGCTGTTGTGGAAGCGAGAGAGGGAGGAGAATTTGAATTATATTTTGTTCCTGGAAATAAAGAAGGAATGAATACAAAGGGCTGTACAATCCAGAAGATCGTTCCTAATAAAAAATTAGAGTTTAATTGGAAAGGTCCAGATCAGTTTGAAACAATAATGAACAATGAAAATGAACTTACTACTGTAAATGTAACTTTTATCGGAGATGATGAACGAACTAAGGTCTCTATTACACATTTGAACTGGGGAGAAGGAGATCTTTGGAAAGAAGCATATAATTGGCATGAGATGGCATGGGAAGGCGTTTTAAAGAGCCTCAAGTCTTTCGTAGAAAGTGAAAAAGGTGATATTTGTTGTCAGTCGGAATAA
- a CDS encoding right-handed parallel beta-helix repeat-containing protein, with protein MPEQFPIIQAAVAEAQPGDIILVKDKGEPYEEAVTINTDNIKLIGIGKVKPVLDGLELLEDGITIGDTSGVQVSNFIIQNYLGNGIEINNSDEITVNRNMVKDNGDNGIDLNDNTRNSWIKNNIAMRNMSDGIDLDDSTNNVIKGNTATNNMRHGILSETSNNNIYKGNIIKDNIVDEGIHLINSIGNTVTRNRVENNGSEGIELSDNSDLGTVKGNYVRNNSVNGILINGSTFSTINSNVVINNTENGILFNDNSNNNDGFFNVALGNGNGLNTFDINDQNITPPINNLKANICITSYPAGLCK; from the coding sequence GTGCCTGAACAATTTCCAATTATTCAAGCCGCTGTTGCTGAAGCCCAACCTGGTGACATTATACTCGTTAAAGATAAAGGTGAACCTTATGAGGAAGCAGTAACCATTAATACAGACAATATTAAACTAATTGGAATAGGCAAAGTAAAGCCAGTCCTCGATGGGTTAGAGCTCCTTGAAGATGGCATAACGATAGGAGATACCTCTGGTGTACAAGTAAGTAACTTTATTATTCAAAACTATCTTGGCAATGGGATAGAAATAAACAATTCAGATGAAATTACGGTTAACCGAAATATGGTTAAGGATAACGGGGATAATGGGATTGATTTGAATGACAATACAAGAAACAGCTGGATAAAAAATAATATTGCTATGAGAAATATGAGTGATGGAATTGATTTAGACGATTCAACTAACAACGTGATTAAAGGAAATACGGCCACTAATAATATGCGTCATGGAATTTTGTCGGAGACTTCAAACAATAACATTTACAAAGGAAATATCATTAAGGATAATATTGTTGATGAGGGTATTCACTTAATTAATTCCATTGGTAATACAGTTACAAGAAATAGAGTTGAAAATAATGGATCGGAAGGTATTGAACTAAGTGATAATTCTGACTTAGGTACGGTTAAAGGGAATTATGTGAGAAACAATAGTGTGAATGGGATACTCATTAATGGTTCAACATTTAGTACTATTAATAGTAATGTCGTTATTAATAATACTGAGAATGGAATTTTATTCAATGATAATTCTAATAATAATGATGGTTTTTTTAACGTTGCTTTAGGTAATGGCAATGGTCTGAATACTTTTGATATCAATGATCAAAATATCACACCTCCCATCAACAATTTAAAAGCAAATATATGTATAACAAGTTACCCAGCAGGTCTTTGTAAATGA
- a CDS encoding CAP domain-containing protein has translation MLKKPFFLISTSAVVMLSLLAGCNTNQQQSMVPSPVTYEQFSTNNTVQTRGDGQYRLFDVGYDTKRYDGQSNQYQVSDRNRQGIQTDRLQHMSTDQLQTREREQTTRRVTHTTQNATMNNYMGRIISLTNRERTRRGLTPLKADPQLSEVAQAKSDDMASKDYLSHTSPTYGTIFQMLTDFGVRYTGAAENISAGQSSPDAAVTNWMKNERFRTNILNPEVTHIGVGYSKDEKMSSYWTQVFIKR, from the coding sequence ATGTTGAAGAAACCGTTCTTTCTTATATCAACATCTGCTGTAGTTATGTTGAGCTTGTTAGCTGGCTGTAATACAAATCAGCAGCAATCGATGGTACCTAGTCCAGTTACTTATGAACAATTCAGTACAAATAATACTGTCCAAACAAGAGGTGATGGGCAGTATAGGCTGTTTGATGTTGGTTATGATACAAAACGATACGATGGACAAAGTAATCAATATCAAGTTTCCGATCGGAATAGACAAGGAATACAAACAGACCGCTTACAACACATGTCAACGGATCAATTGCAAACACGAGAACGTGAGCAAACAACAAGAAGAGTGACACATACTACGCAAAACGCAACGATGAATAACTACATGGGGCGGATTATTAGTTTAACAAATAGAGAACGTACACGAAGAGGACTAACACCATTGAAAGCTGATCCCCAATTATCCGAAGTAGCTCAAGCCAAATCAGATGATATGGCAAGTAAAGATTATTTGTCACATACGTCACCAACGTATGGAACAATATTTCAGATGTTAACTGATTTTGGAGTTCGTTATACTGGAGCAGCTGAAAATATTTCAGCAGGTCAGAGTTCACCTGATGCGGCAGTAACAAATTGGATGAAAAATGAAAGGTTCCGCACTAACATCTTAAACCCAGAAGTAACACACATTGGTGTTGGATATTCGAAGGATGAGAAGATGAGTAGTTACTGGACACAAGTTTTTATTAAGAGATAA
- a CDS encoding YjcZ family sporulation protein, giving the protein MGYGGYERGFASSFALIVVLFILLIIVGAVCFC; this is encoded by the coding sequence ATGGGATATGGTGGTTACGAACGCGGATTTGCAAGTAGTTTTGCATTAATCGTCGTGTTATTTATCCTATTAATCATCGTTGGAGCAGTATGCTTCTGCTAA
- a CDS encoding DJ-1/PfpI family protein, giving the protein MNIHIILFDGFDELDAIAPYEVLKRANEITEQFRVSLVSLNDCIEVSGFYGLKVKVDTTVSTNITPDIVIIPGGGWNHRGERGARVEANRGKLPKLIKQFYEQGSIIAGVCTGGMLMAVAGITKGRTATMHHLAAEEMSSFGCEVIGARVVDDQDIITARGVTSGVDLALWLIERFSGADVALAVEKRLEYERRGTVWNRPTKSH; this is encoded by the coding sequence ATGAACATACACATTATCCTGTTTGATGGGTTTGATGAATTAGACGCAATTGCTCCCTATGAAGTATTGAAACGGGCAAATGAAATAACAGAGCAATTCCGAGTAAGTCTCGTATCACTTAATGATTGTATCGAAGTATCAGGGTTTTATGGATTAAAAGTAAAGGTGGACACTACGGTTTCAACGAATATTACTCCTGATATTGTTATCATTCCTGGAGGTGGGTGGAATCATCGAGGAGAACGAGGGGCTAGAGTTGAAGCAAACCGAGGCAAGCTGCCAAAATTAATCAAACAATTCTATGAACAAGGTTCAATTATTGCTGGAGTTTGTACTGGTGGTATGTTAATGGCGGTTGCAGGAATAACGAAAGGACGTACCGCTACCATGCACCATCTAGCAGCTGAAGAGATGTCGTCGTTCGGTTGTGAAGTGATCGGTGCTAGAGTAGTAGATGATCAAGACATTATTACAGCAAGAGGAGTTACCTCAGGTGTTGACTTAGCGCTATGGTTAATCGAACGATTTAGTGGTGCTGATGTCGCACTTGCAGTTGAGAAACGGTTAGAATATGAACGAAGAGGCACGGTTTGGAACAGACCAACCAAAAGTCATTAA
- a CDS encoding alpha/beta fold hydrolase, protein MKEISIYKTEEGHRRIVHQYEQYLNLLSFDFERVYVETTFGKTHVLVAGPVDGKPLFVLQGGNCINPMTLSWFAPLIRKYRVYAPDTLGHPGYSKQTRLSVSDDSFANWIIEIMEHFMIKKCAFVGPSYGAGIILKVAEYSPERIECSILASPAGISIGSKFKMIKDILLPMTMFKMTSAEKHLDKVTNRMSNNEMKQIDKQIIGDIFTHVKLERDMPSQVKKSQLTNYQSPTMVISGEEDVFFPAKQINKRAKEVLPDQTIIKTYKMGHFPSEKHLVEINREINIFLDKYYV, encoded by the coding sequence ATGAAAGAAATTAGCATATATAAGACTGAAGAAGGCCATAGGAGAATCGTTCATCAGTACGAACAATATTTGAATTTGTTATCATTTGATTTTGAAAGAGTGTATGTTGAAACGACCTTCGGGAAAACACATGTACTTGTGGCGGGTCCAGTTGATGGAAAACCATTGTTTGTCCTTCAAGGTGGAAATTGTATTAACCCGATGACGTTATCATGGTTCGCCCCTCTCATACGAAAATATAGGGTGTATGCACCAGATACACTCGGTCACCCAGGATACAGTAAGCAAACTAGACTATCGGTATCAGATGATAGCTTTGCAAATTGGATCATTGAGATAATGGAGCATTTTATGATTAAGAAATGTGCATTTGTTGGACCATCATACGGAGCGGGAATAATTCTTAAAGTAGCGGAATATTCACCAGAGCGTATCGAATGTTCTATTTTAGCTTCACCAGCAGGCATCAGCATAGGTTCGAAGTTTAAAATGATAAAAGATATTCTACTACCTATGACGATGTTCAAAATGACATCAGCTGAGAAACATCTAGATAAAGTTACGAATCGTATGTCTAATAATGAAATGAAACAAATTGATAAACAAATCATAGGTGATATATTCACACACGTTAAGTTAGAAAGAGATATGCCAAGCCAAGTAAAAAAGAGCCAGCTCACTAATTATCAGTCACCAACGATGGTCATTTCAGGAGAAGAAGATGTGTTTTTCCCTGCAAAACAAATTAACAAAAGAGCCAAAGAAGTGCTTCCAGATCAAACGATTATTAAAACTTATAAAATGGGACACTTTCCTTCAGAAAAACATTTAGTCGAAATAAACCGAGAAATTAACATATTTTTAGATAAGTATTATGTGTAA
- a CDS encoding YjcZ family sporulation protein, with protein MFGCCGYEEPMGYGGYDRGYGSAFTLIVVLFILLIIVGAVCFC; from the coding sequence ATGTTCGGTTGCTGTGGATATGAAGAGCCTATGGGATACGGTGGTTATGATCGAGGATACGGAAGTGCTTTTACTTTAATCGTCGTGTTGTTTATCTTATTAATCATTGTTGGAGCAGTATGCTTCTGCTAA
- a CDS encoding nitroreductase family protein yields the protein MTSSFDQMSAVEVMRVRKSVRKYKKGHVMPKEDLENILNLTITAPSSWNLQHWKFIVIEKEEDKNRLLPIAFNQEQVVDSSLTIVVLGDLQANENAEIVYGEAVEKGFMSEEAKNKLIAQINGEYGRIPNFDFFEAIRNGSLAAMQLMLAAKALGYDTVPMGGFDPEKLIEEFNVPERYVPVMLISVGKAATPAHQTPRFSVKDVIL from the coding sequence ATGACATCTTCATTTGATCAAATGTCTGCTGTAGAAGTGATGAGAGTTCGTAAATCAGTCCGTAAATACAAGAAGGGGCATGTAATGCCTAAGGAAGACTTAGAAAATATTCTAAACTTAACAATTACAGCACCATCATCTTGGAACTTACAACATTGGAAATTTATTGTGATAGAAAAAGAAGAGGATAAAAATCGTCTACTTCCAATCGCTTTTAATCAAGAGCAAGTGGTTGACAGTAGCCTAACGATTGTAGTTTTAGGTGATTTACAAGCAAATGAAAATGCGGAAATCGTTTATGGAGAAGCTGTTGAAAAAGGCTTTATGTCTGAAGAAGCGAAAAATAAATTAATCGCTCAAATTAATGGTGAATATGGTAGGATTCCTAATTTTGATTTTTTTGAAGCAATTCGTAATGGATCATTGGCAGCTATGCAGCTAATGCTAGCTGCTAAGGCATTAGGGTATGATACTGTCCCAATGGGTGGCTTCGACCCAGAGAAATTGATTGAAGAATTTAATGTTCCTGAACGCTATGTACCTGTCATGCTTATTTCAGTTGGTAAGGCAGCTACACCAGCACACCAAACTCCTCGCTTCTCTGTGAAAGATGTCATTCTTTAA
- a CDS encoding YjcZ family sporulation protein yields MAEGYGNGSAFALVVVLFILLIIVGCACMSGYGGY; encoded by the coding sequence ATGGCTGAAGGTTATGGAAACGGAAGTGCATTCGCGTTAGTCGTTGTTTTGTTCATTCTATTAATCATCGTTGGTTGTGCTTGTATGAGTGGTTACGGTGGATACTAA
- a CDS encoding right-handed parallel beta-helix repeat-containing protein: MAIHVVPSEAFPSIQDAVDFANSGDSIQVLAGTFDGFDVPFVKTNLKVFGCGIGKTIITGLPGMGSTGVYIDGDGTILQGFTVQGFSDGINLFSNNSIVKQIEVTLNRTCGILVGADNNALIEISAVFNEVGFDINSSDNLILRCKAEQNSIEGFSLAGQENCILNNFSKENGGDGFLIDNDEMKVLNNQSIKNKANGINIDLDQNFLITNLICDNSENGIFIQTGAEQNVLDSNIVRNNGNDDTTAGIFVENGAMENVVRFNKLKNNIVVDINAEGGIGTNIYDGNKCENSSPVGLCT; this comes from the coding sequence ATGGCAATACATGTTGTGCCATCTGAGGCTTTTCCTAGTATTCAAGATGCAGTTGACTTTGCGAATAGTGGGGATAGTATTCAAGTATTAGCTGGAACGTTTGATGGATTTGATGTACCCTTTGTGAAAACAAATTTAAAGGTTTTTGGTTGTGGAATTGGGAAAACAATTATTACTGGTTTACCCGGTATGGGATCAACTGGTGTATACATTGATGGGGATGGTACGATCTTACAAGGTTTTACAGTGCAAGGGTTTTCAGATGGTATTAATCTATTTTCTAATAACTCCATAGTAAAACAAATCGAGGTTACTCTAAATCGAACTTGTGGGATTCTAGTTGGGGCTGATAATAATGCTCTTATTGAGATTTCTGCCGTATTTAACGAAGTAGGATTTGATATTAATTCTAGTGATAACCTTATTCTTCGTTGTAAAGCAGAACAGAATTCAATAGAAGGGTTTAGTTTGGCAGGACAAGAAAATTGTATTCTGAACAATTTTTCAAAAGAAAATGGTGGAGATGGATTTTTGATCGATAACGATGAAATGAAAGTATTAAACAATCAATCTATAAAAAATAAGGCAAATGGAATAAATATAGATCTAGATCAAAATTTTCTTATAACAAATCTAATTTGTGATAATAGTGAAAATGGAATTTTCATTCAGACCGGTGCTGAACAAAACGTCCTTGACTCCAACATCGTCCGTAACAACGGAAATGATGATACAACCGCGGGCATTTTTGTTGAAAATGGTGCAATGGAGAATGTCGTTCGTTTCAACAAATTAAAAAATAATATTGTCGTTGATATTAACGCAGAAGGTGGAATTGGAACAAATATTTATGACGGCAACAAATGTGAAAATAGTTCTCCAGTTGGATTGTGTACGTAA
- a CDS encoding NUDIX hydrolase, translating to MDTEKLKIYDDNRNPIGVATRKEVHEKGYWHEAIHCWFVSKIEGVYYIFLQKRSANKKDYPNLLDITAAGHLLAHETIHDGVREIEEEIGISISFDELISLGVIDYSVMRADFIDKELANVFLYESELDLDDFTLQEDEVSGIVRIMFEDFCNLWLGKQDFVKVQGYEIDINGKRINVDDRINKEQFVPHELTYYKSIINKISDRIIHK from the coding sequence ATGGATACTGAAAAATTGAAAATCTATGACGATAACAGAAACCCAATTGGTGTTGCGACAAGAAAAGAAGTACATGAGAAAGGCTATTGGCATGAAGCGATCCATTGCTGGTTTGTAAGTAAGATAGAAGGTGTTTATTACATTTTTCTTCAAAAGCGAAGTGCAAACAAAAAGGATTATCCCAACCTGCTAGATATTACAGCAGCAGGACATCTGTTAGCACATGAAACGATTCATGATGGAGTACGAGAGATAGAAGAGGAAATTGGCATTTCAATTAGCTTCGATGAACTTATTTCGTTAGGGGTAATTGATTATTCAGTAATGAGAGCAGATTTTATCGATAAAGAGCTTGCAAATGTTTTTCTATATGAGAGCGAACTTGACTTAGACGACTTTACATTACAAGAAGACGAAGTATCAGGAATCGTACGAATTATGTTTGAAGATTTTTGTAACCTTTGGTTAGGTAAGCAAGACTTCGTCAAGGTTCAAGGTTATGAAATAGACATCAATGGAAAAAGAATCAATGTTGATGATCGAATCAATAAGGAGCAGTTTGTTCCACATGAGCTTACATATTATAAAAGTATTATTAATAAAATCAGTGATCGAATTATACATAAGTAA